Proteins from a genomic interval of Deinococcus aestuarii:
- a CDS encoding DUF6544 family protein, which produces MKTGHLRVTPPLRGRTVARARPGWRPLLWSAGLLAGVVALGRLGLQVQPRPFPAYPPAVGTPETVPLPAGLPVPVERFYRQTYGGRVPVITSAVITGRATLRPVPGGPAFPARFRFIHEAGRNYRHSIEATWFGLPVLRVNESYLEGVSRQEMPPPFPSSIGDPKGAQGANLGMWSETIWMPGVYLTDPRVRWAAVDDETALLSVPFGEARETYVVRFDPATGRPHLFESMRYHDGQSREKTLWINQNLSWARLGGVTLPREAAAIWLDQGRPWAVFTAEEVVSNVDVREALRRRDP; this is translated from the coding sequence ATGAAGACCGGACACCTTCGCGTCACCCCCCCTCTACGGGGCCGAACCGTGGCCCGAGCCCGGCCCGGCTGGCGACCCCTGCTGTGGAGTGCAGGGCTCCTCGCCGGTGTGGTCGCGCTGGGTCGGCTGGGCTTGCAGGTCCAGCCCCGGCCCTTCCCCGCCTACCCGCCTGCCGTGGGTACGCCCGAGACGGTGCCCCTCCCCGCCGGGCTGCCCGTCCCCGTGGAACGCTTCTACCGCCAGACCTACGGCGGGCGCGTCCCGGTGATCACCTCCGCCGTCATCACCGGGCGCGCGACCCTGCGACCCGTCCCCGGCGGCCCCGCCTTCCCCGCCCGCTTCCGCTTCATCCACGAGGCCGGGCGCAACTACCGCCATTCCATCGAGGCGACGTGGTTCGGCCTGCCGGTCCTGCGCGTGAACGAGTCGTACCTGGAGGGGGTGAGCCGCCAGGAGATGCCCCCGCCGTTCCCGTCGAGCATCGGTGACCCCAAGGGGGCGCAGGGGGCGAACCTGGGGATGTGGTCGGAGACGATCTGGATGCCGGGCGTCTACCTCACCGATCCGCGCGTGAGGTGGGCGGCGGTGGACGACGAGACGGCCCTGCTGAGCGTGCCCTTCGGCGAGGCGCGCGAGACGTACGTGGTGAGGTTCGACCCCGCCACGGGACGGCCCCATCTCTTCGAGTCGATGCGGTACCACGATGGACAGAGCCGGGAAAAGACGCTGTGGATCAACCAGAACCTCTCGTGGGCAAGGCTCGGCGGGGTGACGCTGCCCAGGGAGGCCGCCGCGATCTGGCTCGACCAGGGGCGGCCCTGGGCGGTCTTCACCGCCGAGGAGGTCGTCTCCAACGTGGACGTGCGCGAAGCCCTGCGGCGCCGGGACCCGTGA
- the urtE gene encoding urea ABC transporter ATP-binding subunit UrtE — protein sequence MLKLENVSAAYGQSPVLFGVDLEVADGEAVTLIGRNGVGKTTLLRTITGLHPVTGGGVRLNGEQVERQPAFTRARAGLAYVPQGRGLFPHLTVHENLLMGLPALSGRELAGREIPELVYDLFPICRDMAGRPAGNLSGGQQQQVAIGRALVTRPKYLLLDEPTEGIQPSIVGEIEAALTRVRRELRVAVLLVEQYLDFAWAFADRYYVMQKGRVVEGGLTQDTPAHAVQRYLGV from the coding sequence ATGCTCAAGCTTGAGAACGTCAGCGCCGCCTACGGGCAGAGCCCGGTGCTGTTCGGGGTGGATCTGGAGGTGGCGGACGGCGAGGCCGTCACCCTGATCGGGCGCAACGGGGTGGGCAAGACGACGCTGTTGCGGACGATCACGGGCCTGCATCCCGTGACCGGGGGCGGGGTGCGACTGAACGGCGAGCAGGTGGAGCGGCAACCCGCCTTCACCCGCGCCCGCGCCGGGCTGGCCTACGTGCCGCAGGGACGCGGCCTCTTCCCCCACCTGACGGTCCACGAGAACCTGCTGATGGGCCTGCCCGCCCTCTCGGGGCGCGAACTGGCGGGGCGGGAGATTCCTGAACTGGTGTACGACCTCTTCCCGATCTGCCGGGACATGGCCGGGCGCCCGGCAGGGAACCTCAGCGGCGGGCAGCAGCAGCAGGTGGCGATTGGGCGCGCGCTCGTCACGCGGCCGAAGTACCTCCTCCTCGATGAGCCCACGGAAGGCATCCAGCCCAGCATCGTGGGGGAGATCGAGGCGGCGCTGACCCGCGTCCGCCGGGAACTGCGGGTGGCCGTGCTGCTCGTCGAGCAGTACCTCGATTTCGCCTGGGCCTTCGCGGACCGCTACTACGTGATGCAAAAGGGCCGGGTGGTCGAGGGAGGCCTGACCCAAGACACCCCAGCACACGCGGTGCAGCGGTATTTGGGGGTGTGA
- the urtD gene encoding urea ABC transporter ATP-binding protein UrtD translates to MSLPGTEPLLDVRNVTVSFDGFKALQNLSLAVPRGSLRVLIGPNGAGKSTLLDTIIGKVRPAGGEVRYRGQVISRLPEHRIAALGICRKFQAPGVLEGLTVRENLLVAARRRKGVLATLSARPTSAEQERADELLRLTGLSERAGVNAAALAHGEKQWLEIGMVVAADPELLLLDEPTAGMTAQETAQTAGLIHTLAGRHTVLVIDHDMAFVELLGAPVTVLHQGQVFREGELKTLRADPEVMEIYLGRPRDEHTAAKEPHAQA, encoded by the coding sequence ATGTCGCTTCCGGGGACTGAGCCGCTGCTCGACGTGCGGAACGTGACCGTCTCCTTCGACGGTTTCAAGGCCCTCCAAAACCTCAGCCTCGCGGTGCCGCGGGGCAGCCTGCGGGTGCTGATCGGGCCGAACGGGGCGGGGAAAAGCACCCTGCTCGACACCATCATCGGCAAGGTGCGGCCCGCGGGCGGGGAGGTGCGCTACCGGGGGCAGGTGATCTCCCGGCTGCCCGAGCACCGCATCGCCGCGCTGGGCATCTGCCGCAAGTTCCAGGCGCCCGGCGTGCTGGAGGGCCTGACCGTGCGGGAGAACCTGCTCGTCGCCGCCCGGCGCCGCAAGGGGGTGCTCGCCACGCTGTCGGCGCGGCCCACGTCTGCCGAACAGGAACGCGCGGACGAACTGCTGCGTCTGACCGGACTCTCCGAGCGGGCGGGGGTGAACGCGGCGGCGCTCGCGCACGGGGAGAAGCAGTGGCTGGAGATCGGCATGGTCGTCGCCGCCGACCCGGAACTGCTGCTGCTGGACGAGCCGACCGCCGGGATGACGGCGCAGGAGACCGCGCAGACCGCAGGGCTGATCCACACGCTGGCGGGGCGGCACACCGTCCTCGTGATCGACCACGACATGGCGTTCGTGGAGCTGCTGGGGGCGCCGGTCACCGTGCTGCACCAGGGGCAGGTCTTCCGGGAGGGGGAGTTGAAGACGCTGCGCGCCGATCCCGAGGTGATGGAGATCTACCTGGGCCGCCCCCGCGACGAACACACCGCCGCAAAGGAACCCCATGCTCAAGCTTGA